A section of the Lujinxingia litoralis genome encodes:
- a CDS encoding phosphotransferase enzyme family protein: MNFDEPAIRQHIAQHLNVAADTIAFIRGFENIVFRQSFVAGAPREPAARILRLTEPSHRSRGQLQAEAAWVLDLAERGVPVARPLPWHEDDLIEELVVDGTRYWAMAFELAPGKAVDSRDAEVWNAALFETWGETLALLHLSARDYQVPAGQPRRPRWDEDDLMGPERYLAPADEAVIEACHAIFHALSALPADDADFGLVHNDFHIGNFFVDRGRITLFDFDDACYHWFANDIATALYSPCWWSQEGDVAEQRDFARSFTGRLLRGYRRHRELPGAWLEALPLLLRYRDALTYTVIHKRMDVSALDARLERELAACRARLLGGPARVEIDFQSF; the protein is encoded by the coding sequence ATGAATTTTGACGAACCCGCCATTCGCCAGCACATCGCGCAGCATCTGAATGTGGCCGCGGACACCATCGCGTTCATTCGCGGCTTCGAGAACATCGTGTTCCGCCAGAGTTTCGTCGCCGGTGCGCCCCGGGAGCCTGCCGCCCGTATCCTGCGCCTGACCGAGCCCTCTCACCGCTCTCGTGGGCAGCTTCAGGCCGAGGCGGCCTGGGTGCTTGACCTGGCTGAGCGTGGTGTCCCCGTCGCACGACCCTTGCCCTGGCACGAGGACGACCTCATCGAAGAGCTCGTCGTTGATGGCACCCGCTACTGGGCGATGGCCTTTGAGCTGGCGCCGGGCAAAGCCGTCGACTCCCGCGATGCAGAGGTCTGGAACGCTGCGCTTTTTGAGACCTGGGGAGAAACGTTGGCGCTTCTGCACCTGAGCGCGCGTGACTATCAGGTGCCGGCCGGCCAGCCCCGGCGCCCGCGGTGGGATGAGGATGATTTGATGGGACCGGAGCGCTACCTCGCCCCGGCCGATGAGGCGGTGATCGAGGCCTGCCACGCGATCTTTCATGCGCTTAGCGCGCTCCCGGCCGACGACGCTGATTTCGGTCTGGTGCACAACGATTTCCATATCGGCAACTTCTTCGTCGACCGGGGCCGCATCACCCTCTTTGACTTCGACGACGCCTGCTACCACTGGTTTGCCAACGACATCGCCACCGCCCTCTACTCGCCATGCTGGTGGTCCCAGGAAGGGGACGTCGCCGAGCAGCGCGACTTTGCCCGATCGTTCACCGGCCGCCTGCTGCGAGGCTACCGCCGACACCGCGAGCTGCCCGGGGCGTGGCTGGAAGCGCTTCCCTTGTTGCTGCGCTACCGGGACGCACTCACCTACACCGTGATCCATAAGCGGATGGACGTCAGCGCCCTCGATGCGCGTCTTGAGCGCGAGCTGGCGGCCTGCCGAGCGCGGCTGCTCGGTGGGCCCGCGCGGGTGGAGATCGACTTCCAATCGTTCTAG
- a CDS encoding pyridoxal phosphate-dependent decarboxylase family protein, with translation MSTELPAPVPPTDDATCSPRDIALKSFFLGPQAENAEWLRQVINQVFESYVRWRREVYPDDGRAISQADRRSADFQERRRRFGRELLNLLGRFESEVPKYSPRYIGHMFSETSMPAMVGHVLTLLHNPNNISGESSRVGVRLESEAIGALAAMFAMAPEQARGHFTSGGTVANFEAMTRARSRLYRFLSRGARARACGTLPTLGLVEAAHLGWSVYDELGETCPEPDDDPGLRELMEGDLLAANPFMLAGQLERCFEEPYRGPVILVGEHKHYSWVKGVELLGLGREALWAVRLNEEGTLSLPHLEARLNQARAAGRPVLMVVSVAGTTELGAFDRVDQVQDLLDRRARELGEHIWHHVDAAYGGFFAANVCADQPDCVLNPGVCQALQAIHRANSVTLDPHKLGYVPYASGAFIAREQREYAAHQVDAPYLAFDEIADPGPQTIEGSRSAAGAVATWLTARTIGLDAQGYGRILRRTLQARARLEERLSATAHPVRLLPATSNLLAFCVAHPGESLSRVNARSEAIFERFGPGGPGDFFVSKTTLTLDAYGALLNRHLERWELERDVDRLTVIRLSVMNPFIDAREMTLELSQGFADALATFLDAHPR, from the coding sequence ATGAGCACCGAACTCCCCGCCCCCGTGCCGCCCACCGACGACGCGACCTGCTCCCCGCGCGACATCGCGCTCAAAAGCTTCTTTCTGGGCCCCCAGGCCGAAAACGCCGAGTGGCTGCGCCAGGTCATCAATCAGGTCTTCGAGAGCTACGTGCGCTGGCGCCGGGAGGTCTACCCCGATGACGGGCGCGCCATCTCCCAGGCCGACCGCCGCTCGGCCGACTTTCAGGAGCGCCGACGACGCTTTGGGCGCGAGCTCCTGAACCTGCTGGGCCGCTTTGAGTCGGAGGTCCCCAAGTACAGCCCCCGCTACATCGGGCATATGTTCTCCGAAACCTCCATGCCGGCGATGGTCGGCCACGTGCTCACCCTGCTGCATAACCCCAACAACATCTCCGGCGAATCCTCGCGGGTGGGCGTGCGCCTGGAGAGCGAGGCGATTGGGGCGCTGGCCGCCATGTTCGCCATGGCCCCCGAGCAGGCCCGGGGGCACTTCACCAGCGGGGGCACCGTGGCCAACTTCGAGGCGATGACCCGGGCCCGCAGCCGCCTCTACCGCTTTCTCTCCCGGGGGGCCCGCGCCCGGGCCTGCGGCACCCTCCCCACCCTGGGTCTGGTGGAGGCCGCCCACCTGGGCTGGAGCGTCTACGACGAGCTTGGCGAGACCTGCCCCGAGCCCGACGACGACCCGGGACTTCGGGAGCTGATGGAAGGGGATCTGCTGGCCGCCAACCCCTTTATGCTGGCCGGCCAGCTGGAGCGCTGCTTTGAGGAGCCCTACCGGGGTCCGGTGATCCTGGTCGGCGAACACAAGCACTACTCCTGGGTCAAGGGAGTGGAGCTGCTGGGGCTGGGCCGCGAGGCGCTCTGGGCGGTGCGCCTCAATGAGGAGGGCACGCTCTCGCTGCCCCACCTCGAAGCGCGCCTGAATCAGGCCCGCGCCGCCGGCCGCCCGGTGCTGATGGTGGTCTCGGTGGCCGGCACCACCGAGCTCGGCGCCTTTGACCGGGTCGACCAGGTCCAGGACCTTCTGGACCGCCGCGCCCGGGAGCTCGGCGAACACATCTGGCACCATGTCGACGCGGCCTACGGGGGCTTCTTCGCCGCCAACGTCTGCGCCGACCAGCCCGACTGCGTGCTCAACCCCGGGGTCTGCCAGGCGCTGCAGGCCATTCACCGGGCCAACTCCGTCACACTCGACCCGCATAAGCTGGGCTATGTGCCCTACGCCAGCGGGGCCTTCATCGCCCGGGAGCAGCGGGAGTACGCCGCCCACCAGGTCGACGCCCCCTATTTGGCATTTGACGAGATCGCAGACCCCGGCCCCCAGACCATCGAGGGCTCCCGCTCGGCCGCCGGCGCCGTCGCCACCTGGCTGACCGCCCGCACCATCGGGCTCGACGCCCAGGGCTACGGCCGCATCCTGCGCCGCACCCTCCAGGCCCGTGCTCGCCTGGAGGAGCGCCTGAGCGCCACCGCCCACCCGGTGCGCCTGCTCCCGGCGACCTCCAACCTGTTGGCCTTCTGCGTGGCGCACCCTGGCGAGTCTCTGAGCCGGGTCAACGCCCGCAGCGAAGCGATCTTTGAGCGCTTTGGCCCCGGTGGCCCCGGAGACTTCTTCGTCTCCAAAACCACCCTGACCCTCGACGCCTACGGCGCCCTGCTCAACCGACACCTGGAGCGCTGGGAGCTGGAGCGCGACGTGGATCGCCTCACGGTCATCCGCCTCAGCGTGATGAACCCCTTTATCGACGCCCGCGAGATGACTCTGGAGCTCTCCCAGGGCTTTGCCGACGCGCTGGCAACCTTTTTAGACGCGCACCCCCGCTGA
- a CDS encoding sulfite exporter TauE/SafE family protein: MSAVALILAIFVTGFLAGGLGSMVGLGGGVFIVPVLSLVLGVDLKAAIAASAICVVLNSLNGSAEYLRRGLVHIKLALLLQISTAMAAILGGILVVYSPVQTLKLVFAGTLALVIAALVGAPGEAELVAPGSGKDPFGMATEFDEPGSAAPRGYVPQRVKRGIALSWLAGLSSGMLGIGGGAVQVPMMSAMMRVPLRAAAATSTFMVGTTASVSALILAMAGVVDVAVTVPAMAGVMFGSNLGARLGAKVSSGALRRVLIATLSVLTVAMALEGLGLVQLR, translated from the coding sequence ATGAGTGCGGTGGCGCTGATTCTGGCGATTTTTGTGACGGGCTTTCTGGCCGGGGGTCTGGGCTCGATGGTGGGGCTTGGCGGCGGAGTTTTTATTGTGCCGGTGCTCTCGCTGGTGCTCGGGGTGGACTTAAAGGCGGCGATTGCGGCCAGTGCGATCTGCGTGGTGCTCAACTCGCTCAACGGCAGCGCGGAGTATCTGCGCCGGGGGCTGGTGCATATCAAGCTGGCGCTGCTGCTGCAGATCTCCACGGCGATGGCCGCGATCTTGGGCGGCATCCTGGTGGTGTACTCGCCGGTGCAGACCCTGAAGCTGGTGTTTGCCGGGACGCTGGCGCTGGTGATCGCCGCGCTGGTCGGGGCTCCGGGAGAAGCCGAGCTGGTGGCCCCGGGCAGCGGCAAAGACCCCTTCGGGATGGCCACCGAGTTTGATGAGCCCGGCAGCGCCGCGCCGCGCGGGTATGTGCCCCAGCGCGTGAAGCGCGGCATCGCGTTGAGCTGGCTGGCCGGGCTCTCCTCCGGGATGCTGGGCATCGGCGGCGGAGCGGTGCAGGTGCCGATGATGAGCGCGATGATGCGCGTACCGCTGCGCGCGGCCGCTGCAACCTCGACCTTTATGGTGGGCACCACCGCCTCGGTCAGCGCGCTGATTCTGGCGATGGCCGGGGTGGTCGATGTGGCCGTGACCGTGCCGGCGATGGCCGGGGTGATGTTCGGCTCCAACCTGGGCGCGCGCCTGGGGGCGAAGGTCTCCTCCGGGGCGCTGCGCCGGGTGCTCATCGCCACCTTGAGCGTGCTCACCGTGGCGATGGCCCTGGAGGGACTGGGGCTGGTGCAGCTGCGCTGA
- a CDS encoding DUF1634 domain-containing protein — protein sequence MSKASRDDALVVGVLYRWLSMAGMAMALLGVALEFMLTGVIRGSLWAPTELIGALGRLEVSALTTLGVWLLVSGPWLGLVILGWRGLSSRRWMQGMLALLVLLVVALSIPLKLALKGA from the coding sequence ATGAGCAAAGCGAGCCGCGACGACGCACTGGTCGTCGGCGTGCTCTACCGGTGGTTGAGCATGGCGGGCATGGCGATGGCGCTGCTGGGGGTGGCGCTGGAGTTTATGCTCACCGGAGTGATTCGCGGGAGCCTGTGGGCCCCCACCGAGCTGATCGGGGCGCTGGGCCGCCTGGAGGTCTCGGCTCTGACCACGCTGGGGGTGTGGCTGCTGGTGAGCGGCCCCTGGCTGGGGCTGGTGATCCTGGGTTGGCGCGGGCTCTCCAGCCGCCGCTGGATGCAGGGGATGCTGGCGCTCTTGGTGCTCCTGGTGGTCGCACTCTCGATTCCGTTGAAGCTGGCGCTGAAGGGGGCCTGA